In the Acropora muricata isolate sample 2 chromosome 10, ASM3666990v1, whole genome shotgun sequence genome, one interval contains:
- the LOC136930730 gene encoding zinc finger protein GFI1 homolog pag-3-like gives MVAQKDGVQNRNINMPRSFLVRGKHPNSVFGQKFSSTNGGNSVADNKAEKDFVRGDSAVDERAIQSPPLSLPIRDSAPFGFFGLPTSCPNPSSRLPVLFRRCSTEFIGSKFPFGFFKSPFTFNSSSPSVVRPIPRYSSGQYPFSCPSLGPNPVATLSQYHVPSSFIPRPIPKEATFRPSTLLPGSHRMPPSHMMSNKLDDRNDSSSNHERIMPSGTSDLTAKVYTCLECGKEFKRPSSLSTHKLIHSDHKPYSCSYCGKTFLRKSDMKKHTLMHTGVKPFQCKQCGKVFSQSSNMLTHMRRHTGIKPFPCKICGRRFYRKVDVRRHILRHELKPSEITP, from the exons ATGGTTGCACAAAAAG ACGGAGTTCAGAATCGCAACATCAACATGCCGCGTTCATTTCTCGTCAGAGGGAAACATCCAAATTCTGTTTTTGGACAAAAATTTTCCAGCACAAACGGAGGCAATTCAGTTGCAG ATAATAAAGCGGAGAAGGACTTTGTGAGAGGAGATTCTGCCGTGGACGAAAGAGCGATACAATCACCGCCTTTATCTTTGCCTATTCGCGACTCAGCTCCCTTTGGCTTTTTCGGTCTTCCCACTAGCTGTCCTAACCCTTCATCTCGACTTCCTGTTCTCTTCAGACGCTGCAGTACGGAGTTCATTGGATCGAAGTTTCCGTTTGGTTTCTTTAAGTCACCGTTTACATTTAATTCATCGTCACCTTCCGTTGTAAGGCCGATCCCTAGATATAGCAGTGGGCAATACCCTTTCAGCTGCCCTAGCCTTGGCCCTAACCCAGTTGCAACCCTAAGCCAGTATCACGTTCCCTCATCATTCATTCCAAGACCGATCCCCAAAGAAGCGACCTTCCGTCCTTCAACCTTACTGCCCGGGAGCCATCGGATGCCACCCTCACACATGATGAGCAACAAGTTGGACGACAGAAACGATTCCTCAAGCAACCACGAACGCATTATGCCAAGCGGAACCTCTGACTTAACAGCAAAAGTGTACACCTGCCTAGAGTGCGGCAAAGAGTTTAAAAGACCTTCGAGTCTTTCCACTCACAAACTCATCCATTCTGATCACAAGCCCTACTCCTGCAGTTATTGCGGTAAAACTTTTCTCCGCAAATCCGACATGAAGAAACACACTCTGATGCACACAGGCGTCAAACCCTTCCAGTGCAAACAATGCGGAAAGGTGTTCAGCCAATCGTCTAACATGCTAACTCACATGAGGCGACATACTGGAATCAAACCATTCCCTTGTAAGATTTGCGGCAGGAGGTTCTATCGGAAGGTTGATGTCCGGAGACATATATTGCGACACGAGCTTAAACCCTCGGAGATAACGCCTTGA